CAATGGTTTGGATGATTTTAGCTGTGTTTTCCTCTTGCTGAAGGTAGAAATGTTCGCCGGGTAAGAGTTGAACGTCAAACGAACCAGAGCTGATGGTTTTCCAGTCTGCATTGGAAGaaaaaagttcattaaaatATATTTAGAAGGTAAGAAAGCACAGACGTCAACACAATCCTGGTACACACAAATCCACTGCCTTAAATAAAACTTTAAAGATCTGTACCATGCATTTAACTTTTCAGCTGGAATataatctttgagagggcagggCCGTTTTCATTTTAAGTGCACTACCATGGGACACTCTTGAAGTGGCACCCAGGCCAAAACCAGGAAAATGAAGGCCGTGGCATGAATCGACTGTTTTccgctttttaaaatttttttatgGATTAAAATTGAAGGAGTAAAATATTTGGTTCTACAAATTGgtagaccgtgttagttcatgaagaaaaaggaaaaccaatttAAAGGGGTATTTgcgtgaatcattatattctttcTTTTGAAAACGTCTTTCCAAAcattaatttcataaaacattatttttacagCACAAAGctcccaatccaaggcaacgggtCCCGTTAAAGAGTCTGTAGTTACAACCAATTTGCGTTTATAACCAAACTAATTTCTAATTTGggtatgatccctggctacacggcagttaacggttgaatcgccttctgactggcaacccgaacaaagatattgacaaaatagggagaccgccaacaaagcgctagatagctcagttggtagagtgccagcacattaatctagaggtcgttggttcatgTCCAACTCTAGTCaccttttctttgttcaaccccaaatcatttcatAATAATTGGAATTTGTTGTAAGCATGTATAAAGCATCAGTATATTTGAGTGTCCCATGTAAGCATCAGTATATTTGAGTGTcacatttgttttacttactATCAATGTCATGATTTCTCGTTCTGTCTTCAGCGCCGTCAAAGAAATTCATCGGACAGCTCAAGGGTGGATCACTCGGAGCCTCCTTACtgcaagacaaaaacaaaacaatctccAAGGTTTCAAAACTTTTATCTGGGCATTTGCAAACATCTACTGaactattaccttttttgtTTAAGGCGACTACTGACCACCCTGCTGACTGCGGTTTTGAATTCTCctgaattcagaaaaaaaaaaattctccgCGGCAGTACATAGCCAGATAAGTTCTCAAAAAAGTATCCAATTGATCTTCAACTTCTACAGGttggtcagtttatgtatatggtggattccATAAAGTCCTTACActgcaacttttttgctagaaAAACCAATAactcagattaaaatatttctaactctgtattaaagacagtggacactattggtaattgtcaaagactagtctttacagtttgtgtatctcaacatatgcataaaataacaaacctgtgaaaatttgagctcaatcggtcgaagttgcgagataataatgaaagaaaaaacacccttgtcacacgaagtcgtgtgctttctgatgcttgattttgagacctcaaattctaaacttgaggtatcgaaatcaaatttgtggaaaattacttctttctcgaaaactacgtcacttcagagggagctgtttctcacaatgttttataccatcaacatctccccattactcgtaatcaagaaaggttttatgatgatatctattttgagtaattaccaatagtgtctactgccttaaAGAACAAACCAGGTAGtgctgaaaaaaaatcatactaCATACCTATACTTCTCTAACAGGATTAGATCTGCTCTAATAACAGGAATGAAAAGTCTTATCAGTGACTTATTGGCCAAAACTTCCTTCGGTGTTCCTCCTAGTTTTCCGAGTCGCTCTAGAAACTCGTCATCGGTGAGCTGGTCTAGGGGTTTGTCGGTCACCTTCTCTTGGCGGAGTGTGGACTGGAAAACAagggttttgaaataaaatattaacacattttaaattttttattggATGGGTAACTCTTTCCCGCCCTCCTTTTTTCCAATAAACACATAAACCAACCTGTGTAAAACTCATTAAATGGACACGTGCTTTTGACAACACAGAAAAGCTGGTCTTTAAGTTCCCTCAGTGGTTTTTAGCGTGTTTGTTTTACATGCATAATTTGATGGACGCCATCAAAATAATAAGCGTGTGCTAGACAGCTCCATCACGACACACTACACAATGGATCTGAAAATACTTCACTGAGACCTACGTACTGTGCTGCCACCTCAGGAAACAGACACAGGGCTTGAAATTTACACTGGATTGCATGCTCGAGGCCAATGATTTTAGTGCGGGCCAAGTAAACTCAGGACTGGACAAGTCTagcagtcttgtgttttaatTGAATAACAATACCTAAGTGTGAATAACGTATATAAATAGAATAAACAAATGATGTCAAAAAAGAGAATTATTTGAGTCTAacaagttcatttttttttaagaaaaagagCGAATATACCCAAGTATTACTTAAAAgacaaataagttttttttctccttttgaCTCTGGTCTACTTATCATTTTTAGCTTCTGCTAGTCCTTCTTATTCGGATTTTCACGACCGAATTGGACCCCCGATGTGTCCATGTTCCCCAAACCAATCATAGGGCTGCCTTTGGCctcattgagggcgctgtttaagaGTGTATAAGGCCATAAGCGAGGGGTATAAAACAAAACTCACATAAGGTGCGGTTGCACCAGACAGGAACATGTGAACCGGTTCTAAGTTGTGGTGTTTCTTCAAATAGCATGCCAGCTCAAAACATACAATAGCACCCATACtgccaagaaaaaaatatatattttgtttacaacatcAATTACATGATCAAATCACCATTAGTGGTCCTTGAAATAGTAGATTCATTTCCATCCCCTAGTTTCATCTAAcacgctacatgtatataaggcCAACCCACCAAAAATCAGgctttgaactttgctcttgaaggggcgtGGCTATTCCTTCAGGAAGGGGTGCTTTTatgatgattttttatttatttgtattgaaactttgtcACATCTCCCCTGCCACTACAAACCAGATGACACCCCCATATAGTGTCTATGGCTGCCCTCCAAAAATAAGAATGgcttggagcaagttcgagtggaaccatgttaactaaaggttgactattttgactccaACTCAGGCTGGtcaaccattggttgactactgtggtcgactatttggaaccagcctttGGACCATGTTCCCTGATACCCTATTACATGCTAATACACCTAAAGCGCAGAAGGGAACAAGTGACACTACAGGAAAAAGGCGGAAGGCAATATAGTGTTGAATACGGTGGTACCGATAGTTGACTAGGCTGCGTTTCAAAACGAATCACTCGAGTGAGTACATCACTGTGCATACATTGATGGTCAGTAGTCAATCATGGGTTGACTAATGTGGGCACTTGAACTTGCTCCTGGCGTatgtgtttcttaaaggcagtggacattattggtaattacttaaaataattattagactaaaacctcacttggtaacgaggaatggggagaggttaatagtatcacacattgtgaaaaacggctccctctgaagtgacttagttttcgagaaagaagtaattttccatgaatttgatttcgagacttcaagtttagaaattgatgtcttgaaatcaagaatctgaaagcacacaacttcgtttgacaagggtgttttttatttcattcatatctcgcaactccgatgaccaattgagctcaaattttcacaggtttgttattttaagcatttgtttagatacaccaagtgagaagactggtctttgataattaccaatagtgtccagtgtctttaaacttataTGGACTTTGTTTCTACCTGTGAccgaaaaatgaaaatggcttctCTTGAAGGCTCGGGAGGAGGATTCTACAAAGTTCTTCAATGAGTAGATCTAAATTTGAGTAAAGAGGATCCTTGAAGCGTGACTCTCTCCCAGGAAGACGTATAGCATTCACTGTTTCAggggaggaaaacaaaaacagttcaaaCTAAAAATCTGATTTTGTTCTGATACGAATGTTCTGCATTTAACCATCTGTTCTTTCCACATCATCTGATTCCACAACCACAGACCACAGATAGAAGCCTTCATTTAATGATCCATCCAGCTTCGTTTAGATACAGGTGATACCTTAGACAATCAACGATGCCCAGTACCCACCACACTACTCAATACATTCACAATACACTGACTACCCCCCTGAGACCAACCGATTCAGGGGTTCTTTTTTTAGCAAAGGTTGGGGTTGATAGCAGGTGTCGTTGGGTTTGGAAAAGACACAAGATCGAAGGAGGAGCAAACCGGACATAGATATTAAGGGAGGAGCCGATTCCATATTTCTATTACAATATTGTTTCAGTTATCAGTTAGCTTTCTCCCAAGACACCACCACTTGCCTACAGCCCTTGTATTGCTCTTAGCTGAGcccaaaatttcataaagctgtacgATTACAAGGGTACGAtgctccccctccccccccctccttgAAGGTGAGAAGTTTGTACCGCAAACCTATGATTATTTTACTTGCCTTCAATGTTTCCTGGAAGGAGTTTTGTCCAAGCTGCATAGAAGAGGGTCCCTCCACCAGCCCATGGAAAGCAGAACAGTCGATGACTGCAAGTGCCTTGGGGGTTCACTCGACGATTCACCCACTTATCCATGACCACTGTTGTCTACTTTGCTAAGGTTTATCTACAGCTTTGGATGGGGAAAAAGTTAAGAAATTTATGAAAACTGTTTACAGGCCACACATAGAGAGCTTAAGGCCGTGTCACATTGCAGCGATAATGACAACGATAacaatcacgacgcaaagagaacgcattctattggttaaatGAGCaagtgcgtattctgcgtggagcaagtCGACCAATAATATGCGCTCTCTTTGCAtggttttcgttatcgctgcagtgttaCTCGGCCTGTACTTCTTGAAACTATAAGAGGAGCCTAATAGTTTCTTAGTAGAGAGAGCTGTGGGAGGTTGAGAGGTATTTGGCAGGAGGAGCAATAATGTTTAACACCATCCGTCTGATTTTATCTCACTGAGAGGTGATCACAAACTGGTTAAGGGTCAatgcccccccctccccaaaaaaCCCAAGACAACTGCTCAATATTAATGTGAAATATTGCCAACACACTCTAAGCATCAATGTTTTTCGCGTTCAAATTTTAAAGGTGAGAAATTTCAACAGCATTGTTTTTTCAACCATCATTTTAGAACTTCAGAAAAATTGCCATAATCTATTTGTTGATGATGTTTTGCACCTAATTTTGGGGTTGTTTGTTTAAGGATGTTATTCTTCACATTTATCTTCAGAAATTGGcaatgtgaaaatttaattatcGTAGTGTCATACGC
This DNA window, taken from Asterias rubens chromosome 15, eAstRub1.3, whole genome shotgun sequence, encodes the following:
- the LOC117300115 gene encoding S-acyl fatty acid synthase thioesterase, medium chain-like, whose amino-acid sequence is MDKWVNRRVNPQGTCSHRLFCFPWAGGGTLFYAAWTKLLPGNIEVNAIRLPGRESRFKDPLYSNLDLLIEELCRILLPSLQEKPFSFFGHSMGAIVCFELACYLKKHHNLEPVHMFLSGATAPYSTLRQEKVTDKPLDQLTDDEFLERLGKLGGTPKEVLANKSLIRLFIPVIRADLILLEKYSKEAPSDPPLSCPMNFFDGAEDRTRNHDIDNWKTISSGSFDVQLLPGEHFYLQQEENTAKIIQTIAEKLKSS